The following are encoded together in the Hippoglossus stenolepis isolate QCI-W04-F060 chromosome 12, HSTE1.2, whole genome shotgun sequence genome:
- the si:ch211-223a10.1 gene encoding probable protein S-acyltransferase 23, which yields MHPMPVSPFSDADVFDCIQKGDVDQCVLFVQNDRSVLRHRGWGGFTPLHYAALHGNRILVDLFLSNGADPNMTCDAGQTAFHFACRQGNIFIIHQMMQYGADLRLIDVQGKTSLHHAVTGGSIISVHYLWETGMFRFSDTDMYQVTPLHLAASTGNTEVVRYLLRDQRCSVDAADQQGATALHVAAERGGVEVCWMLLQRTGCRMLHLRNHCGLTPLDLCKQGRTFRHQQLTKLLRLHMNEPIHHKPKESIVLYYWTLLFPSLSGAAILLIAAMLGGYGGLICSLLFPWLARSIFTQFHRMTTYQRLPNPIYLGTLLAGLFHTLLCFFGKITPSVWPNSALVQMSIMHFALVLCLFCKVLTQDPGTLDRADADPRFSCIADLVESNQSPHMFCPYCELFLPDHTKHCKLCEVCIKDYDHHCLFLNRCIGQGNHRLFLFFILSMVMAHFFFVASATSYLYDKVPAGFHGLSLWFTLLGEEFWVVVMIVMNSLTLFWEAWLLTEQFDAIATGTTTYFRQCESSARQRSPRQRWVIVLSFLIEGRKRVGSGQMREDKTAIDI from the exons ATGCACCCGATGCCCGTGAGCCCCTTCAGCGATGCAGACGTGTTCGACTGCATCCAGAAGGGGGATGTCGATCAGTGCGTGCTCTTCGTTCAAAACGATCGATCCGTCCTCAGGCATAGAG GCTGGGGTGGTTTCACCCCGCTCCACTACGCCGCCCTCCATGGTAACCGCATCCTGGTCGACCTGTTCCTCAGTAATGGAGCTGACCCCAACATGACATGTGATGCTGGACAGACAGCCTTTCATTTTGCCTGCAG GCAAGGGAACATCTTTATCATACACCAAATGATGCAGTATGGGGCTGATTTACGCCTCATAGATGTACAGGGAAAGACGTCCCTGCATCACGCAGTCACTGGGGGCAGCAT TATTTCAGTCCACTATTTGTGGGAGACGGGAATGTTTCGGttctcagacacagacatgtaCCAGGTGACGCCCCTGCACCTGGCTGCATCCACAGGCAACACAGAGGTCGTCCGCTATTTGCTCAGAGACCAG AGATGTTCTGTGGATGCGGCTGACCAGCAGGGAGCGACAGCGCTTCACGTTGCAGCAGAGAGGGGTGGAGTGGAGGTGTGCtggatgctgctgcagagaacaGGCTGCAGGATGCTCCATCTGAGGAACCATTGCGGCCTCACACCACTGGATCTGTGCAAACAGGGGAGAACGTTCAG aCATCAGCAACTCACCAAACTACTGCGTCTGCACATGAATGAGCCAATACACCACAAGCCCAAAGAGTCTATTG ttttATATTACTGGACTCTGTTATTTCCATCTCTGAGTGGAGCTGCCATCCTGCTGATAGCAGCCATGTTGGGAGGCTATGGGGGTCTAATCTGCAGCTTGCTCTTCCCCTGGCTGGCCAGAAGCATCTTCACACAATTTCACCGCATGACCACTTACCAAAG GTTACCCAACCCGATCTACCTAGGAACCCTCCTCGCTGGCTTATTCCATACTCTGCTCTGCTTCTTTGGAAAAATAACGCCCA GTGTGTGGCCAAACAGTGCTCTGGTCCAGATGTCCATTATGCACTTTGCCCTGGTcctctgtttattctgtaagGTTCTGACCCAGGACCCTGGGACACTGGACAGGGCCGATGCAGACCCTCGGTTCTCCTGTATAGCTGACCTGGTGGAGAGCAACCAGAGCCCTCACATGTTCTGTCCATACTGTGAG CTGTTTCTGCCCGACCACACTAAACACTGCAAGCTGTGTGAGGTGTGCATCAAAGACTATGACCACCACTGCCTTTTCCTCAACCGGTGCATCGGCCAAGGCAACCaccgcctcttcctcttcttcatcctctctatGGTGATGGCCcactttttctttgttgcctCGGCGACAAGTTACCTGTACGACAAGGTGCCCGCAGGCTTCCACGGTCTGTCGCTGTGGTTCACACTGTTAGGGGAGGAGTTCTGGGTGGTGGTCATGATAGTTATGAATTCCCTGACGCTTTTCTGGGAGGCGTGGCTGCTGACGGAGCAGTTCGATGCCATCGCCACGGGTACGACCACCTACTTTAGACAGTGCGAGAGCTCGGCTCGGCAGAGGTCACCCAGACAACGCTGGGTTATCGTGCTGTCGTTTCTGATTGAGGGTCGGAAGCGGGTGGGCAGTGGACAAATGAGAGAGGATAAAACTGCCATAGACATTTAA